From one Triticum urartu cultivar G1812 chromosome 3, Tu2.1, whole genome shotgun sequence genomic stretch:
- the LOC125543501 gene encoding (+)-neomenthol dehydrogenase-like isoform X2 produces MADAGGGACRAWWSRDTVAVVTGANRGIGHSLAARLAEHGLTVVLTARDGERGEAAAAPLRDRGLPVVFRRLDVSDPASVAAFAAWLRDTVGGLDILVNNAAVSFNEIDTNSVEHAETVLNTNFYGTKLLTEALLPLFRRSPATSRILNISSQLGLLNKVRNPSLRRLLLDEETLTEGKIEAMVSQFLAQVKDGTWAEHGWPKVWTDYAVSKLALNAYTRVLARRLQSGGERVSVNCFCPGFTRTDMTKGWGKRTAEEVADFGAQLALLPPGELPTGTFFKWRTPQLYSKL; encoded by the exons ATGGCTGACGCGGGCGGTGGCGCGTGCAGGGCGTGGTGGTCGAGGGACACGGTGGCCGTGGTGACTGGCGCCAACCGGGGCATCGGCCACTCGCTGGCCGCGCGGCTCGCGGAGCACGGCCTCACCGTCGTGCTCACCGCGCGGGACGGCGAGCGTGgggaggccgccgccgcgccgctccGCGACCGCGGGCTCCCCGTCGTCTTCCGCCGCCTCGACGTCTCCGACCCCGCCTCCGTCGCCGCCTTCGCCGCCTGGCTCCGCGACACCGTCGGCGGCCTCGACATCCTG GTGAACAATGCTGCCGTGTCCTTCAACGAGATCGACACCAACTCGGTGGAGCACGCGGAGACGGTCCTCAACACCAACTTCTACGGGACCAAGCTGCTGACCGAGGCGCTCCTGCCCCTCTTCCGGCGATCGCCGGCCACCAGCCGGATCCTCAACATCAGCTCGCAGCTTGGCCTTCTTAAC AAGGTGCGCAACCCGTCGCTGAGGAGGCTGCTGCTGGACGAGGAGACCCTGACGGAGGGCAAGATCGAGGCCATGGTGTCGCAGTTCCTGGCGCAGGTCAAGGACGGGACGTGGGCGGAGCACGGGTGGCCCAAGGTGTGGACGGACTACGCCGTCTCCAAGCTGGCGCTGAACGCCTACACCCGCGTCCTGGCGCGGCGGCTGCAGTCCGGCGGCGAGCGCGTCAGCgtgaactgcttctgccccgggTTCACGCGGACCGACATGACCAAGGGCTGGGGCAAGCGCACCGCCGAGGAGGTGGCCGACTTCGGCGCCCAGCTCGCGCTGCTCCCGCCCGGCGAGCTCCCCACCGGCACCTTCTTCAAGTGGCGCACGCCGCAGCTCTACTCCAAGCTGTGA
- the LOC125543501 gene encoding (+)-neomenthol dehydrogenase-like isoform X1 — translation MDYSKEPSPTRAWWSRDTVAVVTGANRGIGHSLAARLAEHGLTVVLTARDGERGEAAAAPLRDRGLPVVFRRLDVSDPASVAAFAAWLRDTVGGLDILVNNAAVSFNEIDTNSVEHAETVLNTNFYGTKLLTEALLPLFRRSPATSRILNISSQLGLLNKVRNPSLRRLLLDEETLTEGKIEAMVSQFLAQVKDGTWAEHGWPKVWTDYAVSKLALNAYTRVLARRLQSGGERVSVNCFCPGFTRTDMTKGWGKRTAEEVADFGAQLALLPPGELPTGTFFKWRTPQLYSKL, via the exons ATGGACTACTCCAAGGAGCCGTCTCCCACGCG GGCGTGGTGGTCGAGGGACACGGTGGCCGTGGTGACTGGCGCCAACCGGGGCATCGGCCACTCGCTGGCCGCGCGGCTCGCGGAGCACGGCCTCACCGTCGTGCTCACCGCGCGGGACGGCGAGCGTGgggaggccgccgccgcgccgctccGCGACCGCGGGCTCCCCGTCGTCTTCCGCCGCCTCGACGTCTCCGACCCCGCCTCCGTCGCCGCCTTCGCCGCCTGGCTCCGCGACACCGTCGGCGGCCTCGACATCCTG GTGAACAATGCTGCCGTGTCCTTCAACGAGATCGACACCAACTCGGTGGAGCACGCGGAGACGGTCCTCAACACCAACTTCTACGGGACCAAGCTGCTGACCGAGGCGCTCCTGCCCCTCTTCCGGCGATCGCCGGCCACCAGCCGGATCCTCAACATCAGCTCGCAGCTTGGCCTTCTTAAC AAGGTGCGCAACCCGTCGCTGAGGAGGCTGCTGCTGGACGAGGAGACCCTGACGGAGGGCAAGATCGAGGCCATGGTGTCGCAGTTCCTGGCGCAGGTCAAGGACGGGACGTGGGCGGAGCACGGGTGGCCCAAGGTGTGGACGGACTACGCCGTCTCCAAGCTGGCGCTGAACGCCTACACCCGCGTCCTGGCGCGGCGGCTGCAGTCCGGCGGCGAGCGCGTCAGCgtgaactgcttctgccccgggTTCACGCGGACCGACATGACCAAGGGCTGGGGCAAGCGCACCGCCGAGGAGGTGGCCGACTTCGGCGCCCAGCTCGCGCTGCTCCCGCCCGGCGAGCTCCCCACCGGCACCTTCTTCAAGTGGCGCACGCCGCAGCTCTACTCCAAGCTGTGA